The following proteins are encoded in a genomic region of Falsibacillus albus:
- the rpoC gene encoding DNA-directed RNA polymerase subunit beta' — translation MLDVNNFEYMKIGLASPDKIRSWSFGEVKKPETINYRTLKPEKDGLFCERIFGPTKDWECHCGKYKRVRYKGVVCDRCGVEVTRAKVRRERMGHIELAAPVSHIWYFKGIPSRMGLVLDMSPRALEEVIYFASYVVTDAADTALEKKQLLSEKEYRAYREKYGTKFQAAMGAEAIKKLLQDIDLDKEVDFLKEDLKTAQGQRRTRAIKRLEVLEAFRHSGNDPDWMILDVLPVIPPELRPMVQLDGGRFATSDLNDLYRRVINRNNRLKRLLDLGAPSIIVQNEKRMLQEAVDALIDNGRRGRPVTGPGNRPLKSLSHMLKGKQGRFRQNLLGKRVDYSGRSVIVVGPNLKMYQCGLPKEMALELFKPFVMKELVEKGLAHNIKSAKRKIERVQPEVWDVLESVIKEHPVLLNRAPTLHRLGIQAFEPTLVEGRAIRLHPLVCTAYNADFDGDQMAVHVPLSSEAQAEARLLMLAAQNILNPKDGKPVVTPSQDMVLGNYYLTLEREGAVGEGSVFKDTNEALVAYQNGYVHLHTRVAVHASSLNNQTFTEEQNKQLLVTTVGKLIFNEILPGTFPYINEPTNVNLEEYTPPKYFVDPTTNVKEHLKDQPGIDPFNKKILGNVIAEVFKRFKITETSKMLDRMKNLGFKYSTKAGITVGVADIVVLGEKEEILKDAQTKVDNVMKQFRRGLITEEERYDRVISIWSGAKDTIQGKLMASLDKRNPIFMMSDSGARGNASNFTQLAGMRGLMANPAGRIIELPIKSSFREGLTVLEYFISTHGARKGLADTALKTADSGYLTRRLVDVAQDVIVREDDCGTDRGLQISSIKDGTEIIEPLEERLIGRYARKVIKHPETGEVIVEENQLINEDLSRVVISAGVDTVTIRSAFTCNTRHGVCKKCYGRNLATGQQVEVGEAVGIIAAQSIGEPGTQLTMRTFHTGGVAGDDITQGLPRIQELFEARNPKGQAVISEIDGVVTAINEGRDRQQEIVVQGKVETRSYNAPYTARMKVAVNDAVVRGQELTEGSIDPKELIKVRDVTAVQEYLLREVQKVYRMQGVEIGDKHVEVMVRQMLRKVRVIDAGDTDVLPGTLLDIHQFTDANEKALLEGNVPATGRPVLLGITKASLETDSFLSAASFQETTRVLTDAAIKGKRDELLGLKENVIIGKLVPAGTGMQRYRKAEPELLGAEEPVTVE, via the coding sequence TTGCTAGACGTTAATAATTTTGAGTATATGAAAATCGGTTTAGCTTCCCCTGATAAGATCCGTTCTTGGTCTTTCGGGGAAGTCAAAAAACCAGAAACAATCAACTATCGTACATTGAAGCCGGAGAAAGACGGTCTGTTCTGCGAGCGCATTTTCGGTCCTACAAAGGACTGGGAGTGCCATTGCGGAAAGTACAAACGTGTTCGCTATAAAGGCGTCGTTTGTGACCGCTGCGGCGTTGAAGTAACGAGGGCGAAAGTTCGCCGTGAGCGCATGGGCCATATTGAACTTGCCGCCCCTGTATCTCACATTTGGTACTTCAAAGGCATCCCTAGCCGGATGGGACTTGTCTTGGATATGTCTCCAAGGGCTTTGGAAGAAGTAATTTATTTTGCTTCCTATGTAGTAACAGATGCTGCAGACACAGCATTGGAAAAGAAACAGCTATTATCCGAAAAGGAATATCGTGCATACCGCGAAAAGTATGGAACTAAATTCCAGGCTGCGATGGGTGCAGAAGCAATCAAAAAGCTTCTTCAGGATATCGATTTGGATAAGGAAGTCGATTTCTTGAAAGAAGATTTAAAAACTGCACAGGGACAACGCCGTACCCGTGCGATTAAACGTTTGGAAGTGCTTGAGGCATTCCGTCATTCCGGAAATGACCCGGATTGGATGATCCTTGATGTCCTTCCTGTCATCCCTCCTGAGTTGCGCCCGATGGTGCAGTTGGATGGTGGACGTTTTGCAACATCCGATTTGAACGATCTATATCGTCGAGTCATCAACCGCAATAATCGTTTGAAACGTTTATTGGACTTGGGTGCTCCTAGCATCATTGTCCAAAACGAAAAACGCATGCTTCAAGAAGCTGTCGATGCATTGATCGACAACGGCCGCCGCGGACGCCCAGTAACAGGTCCGGGTAATCGCCCTCTTAAATCCCTTTCGCATATGCTTAAAGGGAAGCAGGGACGATTCCGTCAAAACTTGCTTGGTAAGCGTGTTGACTACTCAGGTCGTTCCGTAATCGTCGTAGGTCCTAACCTGAAAATGTACCAATGCGGTCTTCCGAAAGAGATGGCATTGGAACTCTTCAAGCCTTTTGTCATGAAAGAGCTTGTTGAAAAAGGGCTTGCTCATAATATCAAGAGCGCGAAAAGAAAGATTGAACGCGTCCAGCCGGAGGTTTGGGACGTATTGGAATCGGTTATCAAAGAACATCCTGTTCTTTTAAACCGTGCCCCAACGCTTCACAGACTGGGAATCCAGGCATTCGAGCCGACTTTGGTGGAAGGTCGTGCGATTCGCCTCCACCCTCTCGTATGTACTGCATACAACGCAGACTTCGATGGTGACCAAATGGCGGTTCACGTTCCTCTATCATCTGAAGCACAGGCGGAAGCCCGACTTCTAATGCTCGCAGCTCAAAACATCTTGAATCCGAAAGATGGAAAGCCGGTTGTTACACCTTCCCAGGACATGGTTTTAGGTAACTATTACTTAACATTGGAGCGTGAAGGTGCTGTAGGTGAAGGAAGTGTCTTCAAAGATACAAATGAAGCGCTTGTGGCGTACCAAAATGGCTATGTACACTTGCATACTCGTGTTGCCGTACATGCCAGCTCACTGAATAACCAAACCTTTACTGAAGAGCAGAATAAACAGCTGCTTGTGACAACGGTTGGAAAACTGATTTTCAACGAAATACTTCCTGGCACATTCCCGTATATCAACGAGCCTACGAATGTCAACTTGGAGGAGTATACTCCGCCTAAGTACTTCGTAGATCCGACAACGAATGTAAAAGAGCATCTTAAAGATCAGCCGGGAATCGATCCGTTTAATAAAAAGATCCTTGGAAACGTCATTGCAGAAGTGTTCAAACGCTTCAAAATCACTGAAACGTCTAAAATGCTTGATCGGATGAAAAACCTTGGATTCAAATATTCTACAAAAGCCGGAATTACGGTTGGTGTAGCAGATATCGTCGTCTTGGGCGAAAAAGAAGAAATTCTCAAAGATGCCCAAACAAAAGTAGACAATGTCATGAAGCAGTTCCGCCGCGGTCTCATAACAGAGGAAGAACGCTACGATCGCGTAATTTCCATTTGGAGCGGTGCGAAGGATACCATCCAAGGCAAATTGATGGCTTCCTTGGACAAACGAAATCCAATCTTCATGATGAGTGACTCGGGTGCCCGTGGTAACGCCTCTAACTTCACACAGTTAGCCGGTATGCGCGGACTGATGGCCAACCCGGCCGGCCGAATCATTGAGTTGCCGATCAAATCAAGTTTCCGTGAAGGCCTAACAGTATTGGAATACTTCATTTCAACGCATGGTGCCCGTAAAGGTCTTGCTGATACGGCTCTTAAAACGGCTGACTCTGGTTACTTGACACGTCGTCTTGTCGATGTTGCGCAGGATGTCATCGTTCGCGAAGATGACTGCGGAACTGATAGAGGCCTTCAAATCAGCTCAATCAAGGATGGAACAGAAATCATCGAACCACTTGAGGAGCGCTTGATTGGCCGTTATGCAAGAAAAGTGATCAAACACCCTGAGACAGGTGAGGTCATCGTAGAAGAAAATCAATTGATCAATGAGGATCTTTCAAGAGTGGTCATCAGTGCTGGCGTCGATACGGTTACGATCCGTTCTGCATTTACTTGCAACACTCGCCATGGTGTATGTAAGAAATGCTACGGCCGCAACTTGGCAACAGGCCAACAGGTTGAAGTGGGTGAAGCAGTCGGTATCATCGCTGCCCAATCCATCGGTGAACCTGGAACCCAGCTTACAATGCGTACCTTCCATACAGGTGGGGTAGCAGGAGATGACATCACTCAAGGTTTACCGCGTATCCAAGAATTGTTCGAAGCGCGTAACCCTAAAGGTCAAGCCGTCATTTCTGAAATCGATGGTGTCGTCACTGCCATCAACGAAGGACGTGACCGTCAGCAGGAAATCGTCGTTCAAGGTAAAGTTGAGACGCGTTCTTACAATGCGCCTTATACAGCCCGCATGAAAGTAGCTGTAAACGACGCCGTTGTTCGCGGTCAAGAGCTGACAGAAGGTTCTATCGATCCGAAAGAATTAATCAAAGTACGCGACGTTACAGCCGTACAGGAATATCTATTGAGAGAAGTTCAAAAGGTATACCGTATGCAAGGTGTTGAAATCGGCGATAAGCACGTTGAAGTAATGGTAAGGCAAATGCTTCGCAAAGTGCGTGTAATCGATGCCGGTGATACGGATGTTCTGCCTGGAACATTGTTGGATATCCATCAATTCACGGATGCCAATGAAAAGGCGCTTCTTGAAGGAAACGTTCCTGCGACAGGCAGACCGGTATTACTCGGTATTACTAAAGCATCACTTGAAACGGATTCCTTCTTGTCTGCAGCATCATTCCAAGAGACGACTCGTGTCCTGACTGATGCCGCAATCAAAGGAAAGCGCGATGAATTGCTAGGTCTTAAGGAAAATGTAATCATCGGTAAGCTTGTACCAGCAGGAACAGGTATGCAGCGCTATCGCAAAGCAGAGCCAGAGCTGCTCGGTGCGGAAGAACCAGTAACAGTAGAGTAA
- the rpsG gene encoding 30S ribosomal protein S7 has translation MPRKGPVSKRDVLPDPMYNSKLVTRLINKMMVDGKRGTSQKILYASFDLIKERSGKDAMEVFDQALKNIMPVLEVRARRVGGANYQVPVEVRPERRTTLGLRWLVNYARLRGEKTMEERLANEILDAANNTGAAVKKREDTHKMAEANKAFAHYRW, from the coding sequence ATGCCACGTAAAGGTCCTGTTTCTAAAAGAGACGTTTTACCTGATCCAATGTATAATTCAAAATTAGTTACTCGTCTTATTAACAAGATGATGGTTGACGGCAAGAGAGGTACATCCCAAAAAATTCTTTATGCTTCTTTCGATTTAATCAAAGAACGTTCTGGTAAAGATGCAATGGAAGTATTCGATCAAGCTTTGAAAAACATCATGCCAGTATTGGAAGTAAGAGCACGTCGAGTTGGTGGTGCAAACTACCAAGTACCGGTTGAGGTTCGCCCTGAGCGCCGTACGACTCTTGGTCTTCGCTGGTTAGTGAACTACGCTCGCCTTCGCGGTGAAAAAACGATGGAAGAGCGTCTCGCTAACGAAATCCTTGATGCAGCCAATAACACTGGTGCAGCTGTCAAGAAACGTGAAGATACTCATAAAATGGCAGAAGCAAACAAAGCGTTTGCTCACTACCGTTGGTAA
- the rpsL gene encoding 30S ribosomal protein S12, whose product MPTINQLVRKPRKSKSTKSKSPALNKGYNSFKKVNTNVSSPQKRGVCTRVGTMTPKKPNSALRKYARVRLTNGIEVTAYIPGIGHNLQEHSVVLIRGGRVKDLPGVRYHIVRGALDTAGVESRRQGRSKYGTKRPKEAKK is encoded by the coding sequence ATGCCAACTATTAACCAATTAGTGCGCAAGCCTCGTAAGTCTAAATCAACAAAATCTAAATCGCCAGCGCTTAATAAAGGTTACAACAGCTTCAAAAAAGTGAACACGAACGTTTCATCTCCACAAAAACGTGGTGTATGTACTCGTGTTGGTACGATGACGCCAAAGAAACCAAACTCCGCGTTGCGTAAATATGCACGTGTTCGTTTGACTAACGGCATCGAAGTAACAGCATACATTCCTGGTATCGGACATAACCTGCAAGAGCACAGTGTTGTGCTTATCCGCGGCGGACGTGTAAAAGATTTACCAGGGGTACGTTATCATATCGTACGTGGTGCATTAGATACTGCAGGTGTTGAAAGCCGCAGACAAGGCCGTTCTAAATACGGTACTAAGCGCCCTAAAGAAGCAAAAAAATAA
- the rpoB gene encoding DNA-directed RNA polymerase subunit beta, with the protein MTGQLVQYGRHRQRRSFARISEVLELPNLIEIQTSSYQWFLDEGLREMFQDISPIEDFTGNLSLEFIDYSLGEPKYPVDESKERDVTFSAPLRVKVRLVNKETGEVKDQDVFMGDFPLMTETGTFVINGAERVIVSQLVRSPSVYYSEKMDKNGKKGFTATVIPNRGAWLEYETDAKDVVYVRIDRTRKLPVSVLLRALGFGSDQEIIDLIGDNEYIRNTLEKDNTESTEKALLEIYERLRPGEPPTVENAKSLLVSRFFDPKRYDLANVGRYKINKKLHIKNRLFNQRLAETLADAETGEIIAEKGTLLDRRTLDKILPKLESGVGFKTINQSGGVVEEDIVLQSIKIYAPNEEGEKEINVIANAFVEDAIKNITPADIISSISYFFNLLHEVGNTDDIDHLGNRRLRSVGELLQNQFRIGLSRMERVVRERMSIQDTNTITPQQLINIRPVIASIKEFFGSSQLSQFMDQTNPLAELTHKRRLSALGPGGLTRERAGFEVRDVHYSHYGRMCPIETPEGPNIGLINSLSSFAKVNRFGFIETPYRRVDPETGMVTSHFDYLTADEEDNYVVAQANARLGENGEFLDEEVVARFRGENTVVKRERIDYMDVSPKQVVSAATACIPFLENDDSNRALMGANMQRQAVPLMQPESPIVGTGMEYVSAKDSGAAVICKHEGIVEHVESRQVWVRRIKEVDGQEVQGDLDKYRMQKFIRSNQGTCYNQRPIVAVGNRVTKGEILADGPSMEKGELALGRNVMVGFMTWDGYNYEDAIIMSERLVKDDVYTSIHIEEYESESRDTKLGPEEITRDIPNVGEDALRNLDERGIIRVGAEVKDGDLLVGKVTPKGVTELTAEERLLHAIFGEKAREVRDTSLRVPHGGEGIILDVKVFNREDGDELPPGVNQLVRVYIVQKRKISEGDKMAGRHGNKGVISRILPEEDMPFLPDGTPIDIMLNPLGVPSRMNIGQVLELHLGMAARHLGIHVASPVFDGAREEDVWSTIEEAGMARDAKTVLYDGRTGEPFDNRVSVGIMYMIKLAHMVDDKLHARSTGPYSLVTQQPLGGKAQFGGQRFGEMEVWALEAYGAAYTLQEILTVKSDDVVGRVKTYEAIVKGENVPEPGVPESFKVLIKELQSLGMDVKILSSNEEEIEMRDLEEDEEQQQADTLNIAPEAKEEESEIVGSKE; encoded by the coding sequence TTGACAGGTCAACTTGTTCAGTATGGACGACACCGCCAACGCAGAAGTTTTGCGCGTATCAGTGAGGTTTTGGAACTACCAAACCTTATTGAAATCCAAACATCTTCCTATCAATGGTTTCTTGATGAGGGACTGAGAGAAATGTTCCAAGATATTTCTCCTATCGAAGATTTCACAGGGAATCTCTCTTTGGAATTCATCGATTATAGTCTCGGGGAACCAAAGTATCCGGTCGACGAATCAAAGGAAAGAGATGTTACATTCTCCGCGCCTCTTCGAGTGAAGGTACGTTTGGTAAACAAGGAAACAGGTGAAGTAAAAGATCAGGATGTATTCATGGGCGATTTCCCATTGATGACGGAAACAGGTACTTTTGTCATTAATGGTGCAGAGCGTGTCATCGTTTCACAGCTTGTTCGTTCACCGAGTGTGTATTACAGCGAAAAAATGGATAAGAACGGTAAAAAAGGTTTTACCGCTACTGTTATCCCGAATCGCGGTGCATGGCTTGAATATGAAACAGACGCGAAAGATGTAGTATATGTACGCATCGACCGCACACGTAAATTGCCGGTTTCGGTTCTTCTGCGTGCGCTCGGGTTTGGTTCAGACCAGGAGATCATCGATTTAATAGGTGATAATGAATACATTCGCAACACACTTGAGAAAGACAATACTGAAAGCACTGAAAAAGCACTATTGGAAATTTATGAGCGCTTGCGCCCTGGTGAACCTCCAACAGTGGAAAACGCAAAAAGTTTGCTAGTATCCCGCTTTTTCGATCCTAAACGCTACGATCTAGCCAACGTTGGTAGATATAAAATCAACAAAAAGCTTCACATTAAAAATCGCTTATTCAATCAGAGATTGGCAGAAACGCTTGCTGATGCCGAAACAGGCGAAATCATTGCAGAAAAAGGAACTCTTCTAGACCGCCGCACGCTGGATAAGATTCTTCCGAAACTAGAAAGTGGAGTAGGATTCAAGACGATCAATCAAAGCGGGGGAGTAGTGGAAGAGGATATTGTCCTGCAATCCATTAAGATTTACGCTCCGAATGAAGAAGGCGAAAAAGAAATCAATGTGATCGCGAATGCATTTGTTGAAGATGCAATCAAAAATATCACACCGGCTGATATCATCTCTTCCATCAGCTATTTCTTCAACCTTCTCCATGAAGTGGGAAATACAGATGATATCGACCACTTGGGCAACAGACGTTTACGTTCTGTAGGTGAATTGCTTCAGAACCAGTTCCGCATCGGGTTATCCCGTATGGAGCGCGTCGTTCGTGAAAGAATGTCCATTCAAGATACAAATACGATTACACCGCAGCAGCTGATTAATATCAGACCGGTGATCGCTTCTATAAAAGAGTTCTTTGGAAGCTCCCAGCTTTCACAGTTCATGGATCAAACAAATCCGCTTGCAGAGTTGACTCATAAACGTCGTTTATCTGCTCTTGGACCTGGTGGTTTGACGCGTGAACGTGCTGGTTTCGAAGTTCGTGACGTCCATTATTCCCACTATGGCCGTATGTGTCCAATTGAAACGCCAGAGGGTCCGAACATCGGATTGATCAACTCTTTATCTTCCTTTGCTAAGGTAAACCGTTTCGGATTCATTGAAACACCTTACCGCCGCGTAGATCCTGAAACAGGAATGGTAACGAGCCACTTCGATTACTTGACTGCTGACGAAGAAGATAACTACGTTGTAGCCCAAGCAAATGCGAGACTTGGGGAAAATGGCGAATTCCTGGATGAAGAAGTTGTAGCACGTTTCCGAGGCGAAAATACAGTTGTCAAGAGAGAGCGCATCGATTATATGGATGTATCTCCGAAACAGGTCGTTTCGGCTGCGACAGCATGTATCCCGTTCTTGGAGAATGATGACTCCAACCGTGCCCTAATGGGAGCGAACATGCAGAGGCAGGCGGTTCCGCTCATGCAGCCGGAATCCCCGATCGTCGGAACAGGTATGGAATATGTATCTGCAAAAGACTCCGGTGCTGCCGTAATCTGTAAGCACGAAGGAATTGTCGAGCACGTAGAATCCCGTCAAGTATGGGTTCGCCGAATCAAAGAAGTCGATGGCCAGGAAGTACAAGGCGATTTGGATAAGTATCGTATGCAGAAGTTTATCCGCTCCAACCAAGGAACATGCTACAACCAACGTCCGATTGTCGCTGTAGGAAATAGAGTGACAAAAGGTGAGATCCTTGCCGATGGACCTTCAATGGAAAAAGGTGAATTGGCACTGGGCCGAAATGTAATGGTCGGGTTCATGACTTGGGACGGCTACAACTATGAAGATGCGATCATCATGAGTGAACGTCTTGTAAAGGATGATGTTTATACATCCATCCATATTGAAGAATACGAATCAGAATCACGCGACACTAAGCTTGGACCTGAAGAAATCACACGCGATATCCCGAATGTCGGGGAAGACGCTCTTCGCAATCTAGATGAGCGCGGCATCATCCGTGTTGGTGCAGAAGTGAAAGACGGCGATTTGCTTGTCGGTAAAGTCACTCCTAAAGGGGTAACCGAACTGACTGCAGAAGAACGTTTATTACATGCCATCTTCGGTGAAAAAGCCCGTGAAGTCCGTGACACATCCTTGCGGGTACCTCATGGTGGCGAGGGTATTATCCTTGATGTCAAAGTCTTCAACCGAGAAGATGGCGACGAGCTTCCACCAGGAGTCAATCAATTGGTCCGCGTTTACATCGTTCAGAAGCGTAAGATTTCTGAAGGGGACAAAATGGCCGGACGACATGGAAACAAGGGTGTTATCTCCAGGATTTTACCTGAAGAAGATATGCCGTTCCTACCAGATGGAACGCCGATCGACATCATGTTGAATCCATTGGGTGTACCATCTCGTATGAATATCGGACAGGTGCTTGAATTGCATCTCGGTATGGCTGCGAGACACTTGGGCATCCATGTTGCATCTCCTGTATTCGATGGAGCGCGTGAAGAAGATGTTTGGTCTACGATCGAAGAGGCTGGCATGGCGCGCGACGCCAAAACCGTCTTATACGATGGTCGTACTGGTGAACCATTCGATAACCGTGTATCCGTCGGAATCATGTATATGATCAAACTTGCTCACATGGTTGACGATAAGCTTCATGCGCGTTCAACCGGACCTTACTCACTCGTAACTCAGCAGCCGCTTGGCGGTAAAGCCCAATTCGGCGGACAGCGTTTCGGTGAGATGGAGGTATGGGCACTCGAGGCATATGGTGCTGCTTATACATTGCAGGAAATCTTAACGGTTAAATCCGATGACGTAGTCGGTCGTGTGAAAACATACGAAGCCATCGTCAAAGGTGAAAATGTTCCTGAACCGGGTGTTCCGGAATCATTTAAAGTATTGATAAAAGAACTTCAAAGTTTGGGAATGGACGTCAAAATCCTTTCCAGCAACGAAGAAGAAATAGAAATGCGGGATTTAGAAGAAGACGAAGAACAGCAGCAAGCTGACACACTAAATATCGCGCCCGAAGCTAAAGAAGAAGAGTCGGAAATTGTTGGCAGTAAGGAATAA
- a CDS encoding 50S ribosomal protein L7ae-like protein yields MSYEKVSQAKSFIVGTKQTVKALKNGNVKEVLVASDADPRVIAKVVQTAEDMNVKLIHVDSMRKLGKACGIEVGAATVALIY; encoded by the coding sequence ATGTCTTATGAAAAAGTATCGCAGGCAAAAAGCTTTATAGTAGGAACTAAACAAACAGTAAAAGCTCTTAAGAACGGAAATGTCAAAGAGGTATTGGTTGCGTCGGATGCAGATCCGAGGGTGATTGCGAAAGTGGTCCAGACCGCCGAAGACATGAACGTCAAACTGATCCATGTGGATTCGATGCGAAAGCTCGGGAAAGCGTGTGGAATAGAAGTTGGAGCTGCAACTGTTGCGCTCATTTATTAA
- the fusA gene encoding elongation factor G: MAREFSLEKTRNIGIMAHIDAGKTTATERILFYTGRIHKIGETHEGASQMDWMEQEQERGITITSAATTASWKGHRVNIIDTPGHVDFTVEVERSLRVLDGAVAVLDAQSGVEPQTETVWRQATTYGVPRIVFVNKMDKIGADFLYSVKTIHDRLQANAHPIQLPIGAEDEFDGIIDLIEMKAYFYEDDLGTRAEARDIPEEYKDQAEEYRASLIEAVAELDEELMMKYLEGEELTNDELKAAIRKGTCNVEFYPVICGSAFKNKGVQLLLDAVLDYLPAPTDVANIKGIIPDSDEEVTRPSSDDAPFSALAFKVMTDPYVGKLTFFRVYSGVLKSGSYIKNSTKGKRERVGRILQMHANSREEISEVYAGDIAAAVGLKDTTTGDTLCDEKDLVILESMEFPEPVISVAIEPKSKADQDKMTTALQKLQEEDPTFRAHTDQETGQVIIAGMGELHLDIIVDRMKREFKVEANVGAPQVSYRETFRATAQVEGKFVRQSGGRGQYGHVWIEFSPNEEGKGFEFENGIVGGVVPREYVPAIQSGLEDALDNGVLAGYPLIDIKARLYDGSYHDVDSSEMAYKVAASMALKNAASKCSPVILEPLMKVEVVIPEEYLGDIMGDITSRRGRVEGMDARGNAQVVKAFVPLSEMFGYATSLRSNTQGRGVFSMHFDHYEEVPKSISEEIIKKNKGE, from the coding sequence ATGGCTAGAGAGTTCTCCTTAGAAAAGACACGTAATATCGGTATCATGGCTCACATCGATGCCGGTAAAACGACAGCAACTGAGCGTATTCTTTTCTACACAGGACGCATTCATAAAATTGGCGAAACTCATGAAGGTGCGTCTCAAATGGACTGGATGGAGCAAGAGCAAGAACGTGGTATCACGATCACTTCCGCTGCTACAACAGCATCATGGAAAGGTCATCGTGTAAATATCATCGATACCCCAGGACACGTAGACTTCACAGTTGAAGTTGAACGTTCCCTGCGTGTATTGGATGGTGCCGTAGCAGTTCTTGATGCACAATCCGGTGTTGAGCCGCAAACTGAAACAGTTTGGCGCCAAGCAACAACTTACGGAGTTCCTCGTATCGTGTTCGTCAATAAAATGGACAAGATCGGTGCAGATTTCCTATACTCTGTAAAAACAATTCATGATCGTTTGCAAGCGAATGCTCATCCAATTCAATTGCCGATCGGTGCTGAAGATGAATTCGACGGCATCATCGATTTAATTGAAATGAAAGCTTACTTCTATGAAGATGATTTAGGAACTCGTGCGGAAGCTCGTGACATTCCTGAAGAATACAAAGATCAAGCTGAAGAGTATCGCGCAAGCTTAATCGAAGCAGTAGCAGAACTTGATGAAGAATTAATGATGAAATATCTTGAAGGTGAAGAGCTGACAAACGACGAGTTGAAAGCTGCGATCCGTAAAGGTACTTGTAACGTTGAATTCTACCCAGTAATCTGTGGTTCTGCTTTCAAAAACAAAGGTGTTCAATTATTGCTTGATGCGGTTCTTGATTACCTTCCAGCTCCAACTGATGTTGCAAACATCAAAGGTATCATCCCTGATTCCGATGAGGAAGTAACACGTCCATCTTCTGATGACGCACCTTTCTCTGCGTTGGCATTTAAAGTAATGACTGACCCTTATGTTGGTAAACTTACATTCTTCCGCGTATATTCCGGTGTGTTGAAATCTGGATCTTATATCAAGAACTCAACTAAAGGAAAACGCGAACGTGTAGGTCGTATCCTTCAAATGCACGCGAACTCTCGTGAAGAGATCTCTGAAGTGTATGCTGGGGATATTGCTGCAGCGGTAGGTCTTAAAGACACTACTACTGGTGACACTCTTTGTGATGAAAAGGATCTAGTAATCCTAGAATCAATGGAATTCCCAGAGCCTGTTATCTCTGTTGCAATCGAACCAAAATCTAAAGCTGACCAAGATAAAATGACGACAGCTTTACAAAAACTTCAAGAAGAAGATCCTACTTTCCGTGCTCATACAGACCAAGAAACTGGCCAGGTCATCATCGCTGGTATGGGTGAACTTCACCTTGACATCATCGTTGACCGTATGAAGCGTGAATTCAAAGTAGAAGCAAACGTAGGTGCACCACAAGTTTCTTACCGTGAAACTTTCCGTGCTACTGCACAAGTTGAAGGTAAATTTGTACGTCAATCTGGTGGACGCGGACAATATGGTCACGTTTGGATCGAGTTCTCTCCTAACGAAGAAGGAAAAGGATTCGAATTCGAAAACGGAATCGTCGGTGGGGTTGTACCACGTGAATACGTGCCAGCCATCCAGTCTGGATTAGAAGATGCATTAGATAACGGTGTCCTTGCTGGATATCCGCTAATCGACATCAAAGCTAGACTTTATGACGGATCTTACCATGACGTTGACTCCAGTGAAATGGCATACAAAGTTGCCGCTTCAATGGCGCTTAAAAACGCTGCTTCCAAATGTAGCCCAGTTATCCTTGAGCCTCTTATGAAGGTTGAGGTTGTTATCCCTGAGGAGTACCTTGGAGATATCATGGGTGATATCACATCCCGTCGTGGACGTGTTGAAGGTATGGACGCTCGCGGAAACGCTCAGGTAGTTAAAGCGTTCGTTCCACTTTCTGAAATGTTTGGTTATGCAACTTCCCTTCGTTCAAATACACAAGGTCGCGGAGTATTCTCCATGCACTTTGATCACTACGAAGAAGTTCCTAAATCAATCAGCGAAGAAATTATCAAAAAAAATAAAGGTGAGTAA